TGGCGACGGTGCGGCGGACGCTGGATCTTGCTGGGGTTTGTCGCGGGAAAGAAGCACCACGAGCAGCGCAAATGCGACCACGGCAAACGTCGAAGCGACACCGAGCAGCACGTGAACCGGCGATACCGTTTTCTTCGGCGGCGCCTGCACGGCGAGCGTCGGCCGAATGATCTGCGTGTCACCCCGCGCGACACCCGGAATGGAAACATCCGTCGTCGTGCTCGGTTCCGATAGCGGCGTCGACGACGACGGCGGAGGCGGACCAAACGGAGCGGGCGTCACGCCTTGCAGCATCGCCTGCGTCTTGTCGTAGGTCGCTGACACTTCCTCTCGCGGTTCTTCTTCAGTTTGTCCGGACGAATCTTGTTCCGAAACTGGCGGCGGAGGCGTTTGTCCCGACGACTTGAGCGTCGACGCATAGAGCGGTTGCGTCTTGTCGTACCCGGGCCCCGTTCGCGACGACGAGGGCTCAGCGATGATGTCGCTGACCGATCGGATCGACGAAGGCGAGCTAGACGAACGCGACGACGGGCCACTCGGAGAGCTTGCGATGCGCGCCAGAAGCGCTTTTCGTGCAGAGGAGCGCGCGGGGAAATTCTCGAGCACCCACGCCGATGCACTCGCAGCATCATGCTGAGCTGCGCACGCACGCGCCCACGCACGCAGATCCTGCTCGACCATCGCGGCGGTCTGGTAACGCTCAGCCCGCTCGCGCGCCATCGCCCGCAAAATGATGGGATCGAGCGACGCGCGCACGCTCATCGGCATCACGCGACTCGGAGGTTCCACGACCGCGCTCTGAAGCGCGGTGATCGTTTCGAGGTCGCTCGCGCGGGCAAACGGTGAAAGTCCCGTCGCCAATTCGTACAGCATCACGCCCAAACTAAAGATGTCGACGGTGCG
The Polyangiaceae bacterium genome window above contains:
- a CDS encoding serine/threonine protein kinase, with amino-acid sequence MSSDSLEIPERLGRYEILERLASGGMGEVFVGRFVGPGGFIKPVAVKRIHPHLAGDENFIHMLHDEANVAASIRHPNIIATIDVGSEGGNHFVVLDYVSGDSLARLLRDLGKRGVAFPDWLVAWIGAETASALHAAHEAKALTGESLEIIHRDVSLANVLLSDAGHPMLFDFGVAKGTHRMHQTAHGELKGKLPYMAPETFKGAPVDRTVDIFSLGVMLYELATGLSPFARASDLETITALQSAVVEPPSRVMPMSVRASLDPIILRAMARERAERYQTAAMVEQDLRAWARACAAQHDAASASAWVLENFPARSSARKALLARIASSPSGPSSRSSSSPSSIRSVSDIIAEPSSSRTGPGYDKTQPLYASTLKSSGQTPPPPVSEQDSSGQTEEEPREEVSATYDKTQAMLQGVTPAPFGPPPPSSSTPLSEPSTTTDVSIPGVARGDTQIIRPTLAVQAPPKKTVSPVHVLLGVASTFAVVAFALLVVLLSRDKPQQDPASAAPSPPPVQTASVAPIAEPTTPVATAQAVPAASASVAPATVVATTSSKAVAAPRSTPIPKPTTTSRKGGSLVRSYD